In the Streptomyces formicae genome, one interval contains:
- a CDS encoding alpha/beta hydrolase has translation MGGAALATGLGASPAAAAPRRGPTTYVLVHGTHSAGAFWMPIARELTLRGHRAVMVDQPGHGAEAFVPESYQRQDLAALAVEPSPLKGLDLDDYEARVTGIVRRAARNGPVVLVGHSLGGVSVSRVADAVPHLLHHICYMAAFCPSRALPTADACTAAPENANAVSPVELAMGDLDRIGVLRLNFRTGDSHALALLKEMICADYPDAEFRRILAEMQTDEPVAAYAGRAVGRAGTWGRLPRTYLRFGNDRTIATALQDRMIAEADAATPGNRFRVRDFPGASHVGPLDPAPVAEALAALAARG, from the coding sequence GTGGGGGGCGCGGCGCTGGCCACCGGGCTCGGCGCCTCTCCGGCCGCCGCGGCCCCGCGTCGCGGGCCCACCACCTACGTGCTGGTGCACGGCACCCACAGCGCGGGCGCGTTCTGGATGCCGATCGCACGGGAGCTGACGCTGCGCGGGCACCGCGCGGTCATGGTGGACCAGCCCGGGCACGGCGCCGAGGCCTTCGTGCCGGAGTCGTACCAGCGCCAGGACCTCGCGGCACTGGCGGTCGAGCCGTCCCCGCTGAAGGGCCTCGACCTCGACGACTACGAGGCGCGCGTCACGGGCATCGTGCGGCGGGCGGCGCGCAACGGCCCGGTGGTGCTCGTCGGGCACAGCCTGGGCGGCGTGTCGGTGAGCCGCGTCGCCGACGCCGTCCCGCACCTGCTGCACCACATCTGCTACATGGCGGCCTTCTGCCCGAGCCGCGCCCTGCCCACCGCGGACGCCTGCACGGCGGCGCCCGAGAACGCGAACGCCGTCAGCCCGGTCGAGCTGGCGATGGGCGACCTGGACCGCATCGGCGTCCTGCGGCTGAACTTCCGGACGGGTGACAGCCACGCTCTCGCCCTCCTGAAGGAGATGATCTGCGCGGACTACCCCGACGCCGAGTTCCGCCGGATCCTGGCCGAGATGCAGACCGACGAGCCGGTCGCCGCGTACGCGGGCCGAGCGGTCGGCCGGGCGGGCACCTGGGGCCGTCTGCCCCGCACCTACCTGCGGTTCGGCAACGACCGGACGATCGCCACCGCGCTCCAGGACAGGATGATCGCCGAGGCGGACGCGGCCACGCCGGGCAACAGGTTCCGCGTACGCGACTTCCCCGGGGCGTCACACGTCGGGCCGCTGGATCCCGCCCCGGTCGCGGAGGCCCTGGCCGCGCTGGCCGCGCGCGGGTAG
- the mtnA gene encoding S-methyl-5-thioribose-1-phosphate isomerase: MNHQELRAVTWTAAAEDGRPALSLIDQTALPHTLERLAVTTVDGLVDAIVSLVVRGAPAIGAAGGYGVALAMAQAEREGWDRARLDAEVARIRAARPTAVNLMVCVDRVAPRIGEGLPAVLAEADAIVREDLAANRAMGAYGADWLLKRVAAAGERPLRILTHCNTGALATAGWGTALGIIRELHARGRIETVYADETRPLLQGARLTAWELAQEGIPHYVQADGAAAGTILRGEVDAAIVGADRVAANGDTANKVGTVGIALACAYAGIPFVVAAPTTTVDLTTPSGDAIHIELRGEDEVVEWAGIRTAPAASRGHNPAFDVTPGSLVTALVTEQGVREVAAGELPVVGPSGA, encoded by the coding sequence ATGAACCACCAGGAACTGCGCGCCGTGACGTGGACGGCGGCCGCGGAGGACGGCCGTCCCGCCCTGTCCCTCATCGACCAGACGGCGCTCCCGCACACTCTGGAGCGCCTCGCCGTCACCACGGTCGACGGCCTCGTCGACGCGATCGTGAGCCTCGTCGTGCGCGGCGCCCCCGCGATCGGCGCCGCGGGCGGGTACGGGGTGGCGCTCGCCATGGCGCAGGCCGAGCGCGAGGGCTGGGACCGCGCGCGCCTGGACGCCGAGGTCGCACGGATCCGCGCGGCCAGGCCCACCGCGGTGAACCTCATGGTCTGCGTCGACCGCGTCGCGCCCCGCATCGGCGAGGGCCTGCCCGCGGTGCTCGCCGAGGCCGACGCGATCGTCCGCGAGGACCTGGCGGCCAACCGCGCGATGGGCGCGTACGGCGCGGACTGGCTCCTCAAGCGGGTGGCTGCCGCCGGGGAGCGCCCGCTGCGCATCCTCACCCACTGCAACACCGGCGCCCTCGCCACGGCGGGCTGGGGCACCGCGCTGGGCATCATCCGCGAACTGCACGCCAGGGGCCGGATCGAGACGGTCTACGCCGACGAGACCCGCCCGCTCCTCCAGGGCGCGCGCCTCACGGCCTGGGAGCTCGCCCAGGAGGGCATACCGCACTACGTCCAGGCGGACGGCGCGGCGGCGGGCACCATCCTGCGCGGCGAGGTCGACGCGGCGATCGTCGGCGCGGACCGCGTCGCCGCCAACGGCGACACCGCCAACAAGGTCGGCACGGTGGGCATAGCCCTCGCGTGCGCCTACGCGGGCATCCCCTTCGTGGTGGCGGCACCCACGACCACGGTCGACCTGACCACGCCGTCGGGTGACGCCATCCACATCGAACTCCGGGGCGAGGACGAGGTGGTGGAGTGGGCGGGCATCCGCACCGCTCCCGCGGCATCCCGCGGCCACAACCCGGCGTTCGACGTGACGCCCGGCTCCCTGGTGACGGCGCTCGTCACGGAGCAGGGCGTACGGGAGGTGGCGGCGGGGGAGTTGCCGGTGGTGGGCCCGTCCGGCGCTTGA
- a CDS encoding BMP family ABC transporter substrate-binding protein, with the protein MSLRTRTSLRLTAATVGAVLLATGCNAAAKDDDAGKGAKGKAFTLVTPDPVAQNEFLKLAVAGVKAAATAQGGSQKVFQSSDNDSRQQNVASAVDSAPDVIALVGFEFADIVAQQAEAHPKQQFLLVDACTKKTYENVTCAVFREHEAVYLAGAEAGLLTKGKKVGAVDVLDTPQFRRYSEPFAAGAKKVRPGVTSRTLFVGGQSPFNDAARAKDQAATLASGGADQVMAAAAGGNTGVFQAAKGKGFQAYGVDANQCVGNPGVVVDNVLKKTDVAVEKGIAQILDGKGGTTVSYGLKEGGMSLTGLEPGVADSACLIAKPANKDVLQRVEELRDDIVAGKLTVDDPAA; encoded by the coding sequence ATGTCCCTGCGTACGCGTACGTCACTGAGACTCACCGCCGCGACCGTCGGCGCCGTCCTCCTCGCGACCGGCTGCAACGCCGCGGCCAAGGACGACGACGCGGGCAAGGGGGCGAAGGGGAAGGCGTTCACGCTCGTCACGCCCGACCCCGTCGCCCAGAACGAGTTCCTCAAGCTGGCCGTCGCCGGGGTGAAGGCGGCGGCGACAGCGCAGGGCGGCTCGCAGAAGGTGTTCCAGAGCAGCGACAACGACTCGCGGCAGCAGAACGTCGCCTCGGCCGTGGACTCGGCGCCCGACGTCATCGCGCTGGTCGGCTTCGAGTTCGCGGACATCGTGGCGCAGCAGGCGGAGGCGCATCCCAAGCAGCAGTTCCTGCTCGTCGACGCGTGCACCAAGAAGACGTACGAGAACGTCACCTGTGCCGTCTTCCGCGAGCACGAGGCGGTCTACCTCGCGGGCGCGGAGGCGGGGCTGCTCACCAAGGGCAAGAAGGTCGGCGCGGTCGACGTGCTCGACACCCCGCAGTTCCGGCGCTACAGCGAGCCGTTCGCGGCGGGCGCGAAGAAGGTGCGGCCCGGTGTCACCTCCCGGACGCTGTTCGTCGGCGGGCAGTCGCCGTTCAACGACGCGGCGCGCGCCAAGGACCAGGCGGCGACGCTCGCTTCGGGCGGCGCCGACCAGGTGATGGCGGCCGCGGCGGGCGGCAACACGGGCGTGTTCCAGGCCGCCAAGGGCAAGGGTTTCCAGGCGTACGGCGTCGACGCCAACCAGTGCGTGGGCAACCCCGGCGTGGTCGTCGACAACGTCCTGAAGAAGACCGACGTCGCCGTGGAGAAGGGCATCGCGCAGATCCTGGACGGCAAGGGCGGCACGACCGTGTCGTACGGCCTGAAGGAGGGCGGCATGTCGCTGACCGGCCTGGAGCCGGGCGTCGCGGACTCGGCGTGCCTGATCGCGAAGCCCGCCAACAAGGACGTGCTCCAGCGCGTCGAGGAACTGCGGGACGACATCGTCGCCGGGAAGCTGACCGTCGATGACCCCGCCGCCTGA